In Bacillus cytotoxicus NVH 391-98, the following are encoded in one genomic region:
- a CDS encoding DUF2268 domain-containing protein: MGVIQTANWMRLYYGRPEKLCEKFTKYIPLPKEQLYRFLISKGMYRPVRKGENEIRQLEEKQIWTKLSAEYEALKKWLGGPDVPVFLLLSDPYNRTVQEEYNGKAGLTMRHVIFLFVCGRNSIQELKALLTHEYHHICRLHQIVKREQEYTLLDTMVMEGLAEQAVIERHTEQACAPWTLYFSKEEALYYWKKVIKEKRDIRRGTREYDAILNGIGPYPKMLGYGVGFHIVKECVEVTKENTLSFMSIDAKHILKKANAFAE, translated from the coding sequence ATGGGGGTTATTCAAACTGCTAATTGGATGAGATTATATTATGGACGCCCAGAAAAGCTGTGTGAGAAGTTTACAAAGTATATTCCATTACCAAAAGAGCAGCTATATCGATTTCTCATTTCAAAAGGTATGTATCGTCCTGTGCGAAAAGGTGAAAATGAAATTCGGCAATTAGAAGAAAAACAAATTTGGACAAAATTGTCCGCAGAATATGAAGCGTTAAAAAAATGGTTAGGAGGTCCGGATGTTCCGGTCTTTCTTTTACTATCAGATCCATATAATCGCACCGTACAAGAGGAGTACAATGGAAAAGCTGGTTTAACAATGCGGCATGTTATCTTTTTATTTGTATGCGGGAGAAATTCGATTCAAGAATTAAAAGCGTTGCTGACTCATGAATATCACCACATATGCCGACTGCATCAAATCGTCAAAAGAGAACAGGAGTATACGTTATTAGATACAATGGTCATGGAAGGATTGGCAGAACAAGCCGTTATAGAACGACATACAGAGCAGGCGTGCGCCCCGTGGACGTTATATTTTTCAAAAGAAGAAGCGTTGTATTATTGGAAGAAAGTAATAAAAGAGAAACGAGATATAAGGAGAGGGACAAGGGAGTATGACGCTATTTTAAATGGAATCGGACCGTATCCAAAAATGTTAGGGTATGGGGTAGGTTTTCATATTGTAAAAGAATGCGTGGAAGTAACAAAAGAAAATACGCTTTCTTTCATGTCTATCGATGCCAAGCATATATTAAAAAAGGCGAATGCATTTGCTGAATAG
- a CDS encoding ABC transporter ATP-binding protein: protein MKKLLEVKDLQVSFDTHAGEVQAVRGVTFDLKKGETLAIVGESGSGKSVTSKALMGLIPNPPGRIKKGEILFEGRDLTKLTEKEMQAVRGKEIAMIFQDPMTSLNPTMTIGNQIMEGLIKHQGMSKADARKVALELLDLVGIPNPDARLKQYPHQFSGGMRQRVVIAMALACNPKLLIADEPTTALDVTIQAQILELMKDIQQKTEAAIIFITHDLGVVANVADRVAVMYAGKVVEIGTVDEIFYNPKHPYTWGLIASMPSLDGSEEELYAIPGTPPDLLKPPKGDAFAPRNPQALKIDFEMEPPLFKVSDTHYAATWLLHEQAPEVKPPAAVEKRILQMKAGEQHD, encoded by the coding sequence ATGAAAAAATTGCTAGAGGTAAAAGATTTACAAGTCTCCTTTGATACGCATGCAGGTGAAGTACAAGCTGTACGCGGTGTTACTTTTGATTTGAAAAAAGGAGAAACATTAGCGATTGTAGGGGAGTCTGGTTCCGGAAAATCAGTGACTTCCAAGGCGTTAATGGGATTAATCCCAAATCCGCCAGGACGTATTAAAAAAGGAGAAATTTTATTTGAAGGTCGTGACTTAACAAAACTAACAGAAAAAGAAATGCAGGCTGTGCGTGGAAAAGAGATTGCGATGATTTTCCAAGATCCAATGACGTCCCTCAATCCAACGATGACAATTGGCAATCAAATTATGGAAGGCCTTATTAAGCATCAAGGAATGAGCAAAGCGGATGCTCGCAAAGTTGCATTAGAGCTTCTTGACCTTGTTGGGATTCCAAATCCAGATGCTCGTTTAAAACAATATCCGCACCAGTTTTCCGGTGGTATGAGACAGCGTGTTGTAATTGCAATGGCACTAGCTTGTAATCCGAAATTATTAATTGCCGATGAGCCGACAACTGCACTTGACGTTACGATCCAAGCACAAATTTTGGAATTAATGAAAGATATTCAGCAAAAAACAGAAGCAGCTATTATTTTTATTACGCATGATTTAGGTGTAGTGGCAAATGTTGCTGATCGTGTCGCTGTTATGTATGCGGGGAAAGTTGTTGAAATCGGAACAGTTGATGAAATTTTCTATAACCCGAAACATCCATATACGTGGGGCCTTATTGCTTCTATGCCAAGTTTAGATGGTTCTGAAGAAGAACTATATGCAATTCCGGGAACGCCACCAGATTTATTAAAGCCGCCAAAAGGTGATGCGTTCGCACCACGAAATCCACAGGCTTTAAAAATTGATTTTGAAATGGAGCCACCTTTATTTAAAGTGAGTGATACACATTATGCGGCAACTTGGTTACTTCATGAGCAAGCGCCGGAAGTAAAACCACCAGCAGCTGTTGAAAAACGTATTCTTCAAATGAAAGCAGGTGAACAACATGACTAA
- the trpS gene encoding tryptophan--tRNA ligase produces MSVIFSGIQPSGTITLGNYLGAMKQFTELQNEHDCYFCIVNQHAITVPQDPVQLRKNIRSLAALYIACGIDPEKATLFVQSEVPAHAQLGWIMQSIASVGELERMTQYKDKAAGRESVPTALLTYPPLMAADILLYNTEIVPVGDDQKQHMELTRDLAERFNKRYREVFTIPEIRIPKVGARIMSLTEPTKKMSKSDPNPKAMICMLDEPKTIEKKIKSAVTDSDGIVKFDKENKPGISNLLTIYSSFSGKTIEELEAQYEGKGYGDFKGDLAQVVAEAIRPIQEKYNELINSPELDEILDKGAEKANRVAIKQLRKVENAMGLSRKRR; encoded by the coding sequence ATGTCAGTTATTTTTTCTGGTATTCAACCAAGTGGAACCATTACGCTTGGAAACTATTTAGGAGCAATGAAACAATTTACAGAACTTCAAAATGAACATGACTGCTATTTCTGTATTGTAAACCAACATGCGATTACAGTCCCTCAAGATCCTGTACAACTTCGCAAAAATATTCGCAGTCTTGCGGCATTATATATTGCATGCGGCATTGATCCGGAAAAAGCAACTTTATTTGTCCAATCCGAAGTTCCAGCACATGCTCAATTAGGATGGATTATGCAATCCATCGCATCTGTTGGAGAATTAGAACGCATGACGCAATATAAAGATAAAGCAGCTGGCCGCGAATCTGTTCCAACTGCACTGCTTACGTATCCACCATTAATGGCAGCTGATATTTTACTTTACAACACTGAAATCGTACCAGTTGGTGACGATCAAAAACAACATATGGAACTAACACGTGATTTAGCAGAACGCTTTAATAAACGTTATCGCGAAGTCTTCACAATTCCTGAAATTCGCATTCCAAAAGTAGGTGCGCGCATTATGTCATTAACAGAACCTACGAAAAAAATGAGTAAATCGGATCCAAATCCAAAGGCAATGATCTGCATGCTTGATGAACCAAAAACAATTGAAAAGAAAATTAAAAGCGCCGTAACAGACTCTGACGGTATCGTAAAATTCGATAAAGAAAACAAACCTGGTATCTCAAACTTATTAACAATCTACTCTTCATTCTCTGGAAAAACAATTGAAGAACTAGAAGCACAATATGAAGGAAAAGGATATGGTGACTTCAAAGGCGACCTAGCACAAGTAGTCGCAGAAGCAATCCGACCAATCCAAGAAAAATATAACGAACTAATCAACTCTCCAGAACTGGACGAAATCCTAGACAAAGGTGCCGAAAAAGCAAACCGCGTCGCAATAAAACAACTGCGCAAAGTAGAAAACGCAATGGGACTAAGCAGAAAACGTAGGTAA
- the fabF gene encoding beta-ketoacyl-ACP synthase II: MEKKRVVITGLGAVTPVGTDVETAWENIKNGVSGIGRLTRLDPEQFPAKVAAEINDFEVEKYIEKKEARRMDRFTQYAVAAAKMAVADAKLEITEENAPRIGVWIGSGIGGMETYEEQFKIFMEKGARRVSPFFVPMMIPDMAAGQVSIATGAKGINTCSVTACASGANSIGDAFKVIQRGDADAMIAGGAEAPLTHMAFAGFSSAKALTFNEDPATACRPFDKNRSGFVMGEGAGILILEELEHALARGAHIYAEVAGYGATGDAFHITLPAPGGEGGVRAMRQALADAGLKPEDIDYINAHGTSTDANEKYETMAIKEAFGEHAYKVAISSTKSMTGHLLGAAGAVEAIFSIKSITDGVIPPTINYETPDPECDLDYVPNEARHQEVRAVLSNSLGFGGHNAALVFKAYK, translated from the coding sequence ATGGAAAAAAAGAGGGTCGTAATTACTGGATTAGGAGCTGTAACGCCAGTTGGAACAGATGTTGAAACTGCTTGGGAAAATATTAAAAATGGTGTATCTGGAATCGGACGACTAACACGATTAGATCCAGAGCAATTTCCAGCAAAAGTAGCAGCAGAAATTAACGACTTTGAAGTCGAAAAATATATTGAGAAAAAAGAAGCGCGTCGCATGGATCGATTTACACAATATGCGGTAGCGGCAGCAAAAATGGCAGTTGCTGATGCGAAATTAGAAATTACAGAAGAAAATGCACCGCGCATTGGTGTATGGATTGGTTCTGGAATTGGGGGTATGGAAACATACGAAGAACAATTCAAAATCTTCATGGAAAAAGGCGCGCGCCGCGTAAGTCCGTTCTTCGTACCGATGATGATTCCTGATATGGCAGCTGGTCAAGTATCGATTGCGACAGGTGCAAAAGGAATTAACACTTGCTCCGTAACAGCTTGTGCATCAGGAGCAAACTCAATTGGAGATGCTTTTAAAGTCATTCAGCGCGGGGATGCTGATGCGATGATTGCAGGGGGGGCAGAAGCGCCTCTTACGCATATGGCATTTGCAGGATTTAGTTCAGCGAAAGCATTAACATTTAATGAAGATCCAGCGACTGCATGTCGTCCATTTGATAAAAATCGCAGCGGTTTTGTCATGGGAGAAGGTGCAGGTATTCTTATTCTTGAAGAATTAGAACATGCATTAGCACGCGGTGCTCATATTTATGCAGAAGTTGCTGGTTATGGTGCAACAGGAGATGCATTCCATATTACACTACCTGCGCCAGGTGGTGAAGGCGGCGTGCGCGCAATGCGTCAAGCTTTAGCTGATGCAGGTCTTAAACCAGAAGATATTGACTACATTAATGCGCATGGTACAAGTACAGATGCCAATGAAAAATATGAAACAATGGCGATTAAAGAAGCATTTGGTGAACATGCATATAAAGTAGCAATTAGTTCCACGAAATCAATGACAGGTCACTTATTAGGAGCAGCTGGTGCTGTTGAGGCAATTTTCTCTATTAAGTCCATTACAGATGGAGTCATTCCTCCAACAATCAACTATGAAACACCAGATCCAGAATGTGATTTAGATTACGTACCAAATGAAGCAAGACATCAAGAAGTCCGCGCCGTATTAAGTAACTCATTAGGATTTGGCGGACATAACGCAGCGCTAGTATTTAAGGCATATAAATAA
- a CDS encoding YjbA family protein, with amino-acid sequence MLYLHDVWVNWFEGEENGYNVCHFYEWRKDDTIELLDQVPLLKVDATLYHYIENELLELPQQLLEDVHHKAYIRKNHERLQQEYCFVVTDGRGIIAVDTIGYNVPIRKSRLIPRQEQMVYEMVENVQAEKYKFQMEETEKEHHILSPSPHIMNGLTRKERQLKQLLFMALDQLHTTKNPAEIRYWYTEWDPSAYGAVQHMEFEDVWKQLYEEAKNGWSEKHEQLCERLVKGQPFFEKLWEMENEQKVN; translated from the coding sequence ATGTTATATCTGCATGATGTATGGGTAAATTGGTTTGAAGGTGAAGAAAATGGGTATAACGTTTGTCATTTTTACGAATGGCGGAAAGATGATACGATTGAATTGTTAGATCAAGTGCCATTATTAAAAGTAGATGCCACATTATATCATTACATCGAGAACGAATTATTAGAACTTCCACAACAATTATTGGAAGACGTACATCATAAAGCTTATATTCGTAAAAATCATGAACGTTTGCAACAAGAGTATTGCTTCGTTGTTACAGATGGAAGAGGAATTATCGCTGTAGATACAATTGGATACAATGTACCCATTCGAAAGAGTAGACTGATTCCTCGTCAAGAGCAAATGGTGTATGAGATGGTGGAGAATGTACAAGCAGAGAAGTACAAGTTTCAAATGGAAGAAACGGAAAAAGAACATCATATTTTATCACCATCACCTCATATTATGAACGGATTAACCCGTAAAGAAAGACAGTTAAAGCAATTATTATTTATGGCGTTAGATCAATTACATACAACGAAAAATCCAGCTGAAATTCGCTATTGGTACACAGAGTGGGATCCATCTGCTTATGGAGCAGTTCAACATATGGAATTTGAAGATGTTTGGAAACAGCTTTATGAAGAAGCGAAAAACGGCTGGTCAGAAAAGCATGAACAGCTATGTGAACGCCTTGTAAAAGGACAACCATTCTTTGAAAAGTTATGGGAAATGGAGAACGAGCAGAAAGTAAACTAA
- a CDS encoding beta-ketoacyl-ACP synthase III, with product MNVGILGIGRYVPEKVVTNHDLEKIMDTSDEWIRTRTGISERRIADDTIDTSYMAVEASKKAIEDAGITGEDIDLILVATVTPDHSFPAVACMVQEQIGATHAAAMDLSAACAGFMYGMITAQQFIQTGTYKHILVVGSDKLSKIVDWKDRNTAVLFGDGAGAVVMGAVSDGKGILSFELGADGRGGKHLYQDEYVMMNGREVFKFAVRQLGDSCLHVLDKAGLTKADVDFLVPHQANIRIMESARERLDLPQEKMSKTIEKFGNTSASSIPIAMVEELEKGRIQDGDLIILVGFGGGLTWGAVALRWGK from the coding sequence GTGAATGTAGGCATTTTAGGAATCGGAAGATATGTGCCAGAAAAAGTAGTCACAAATCATGATTTAGAGAAGATAATGGACACATCCGATGAATGGATTCGTACAAGAACGGGAATATCGGAGAGACGAATTGCCGATGATACAATAGATACATCATATATGGCTGTTGAAGCCTCTAAAAAAGCAATAGAAGATGCGGGAATTACTGGTGAGGATATAGATTTGATTTTAGTTGCAACTGTAACACCGGATCATTCTTTTCCTGCTGTAGCATGTATGGTCCAGGAACAAATTGGTGCAACACATGCAGCTGCAATGGATTTAAGTGCAGCATGCGCTGGCTTTATGTACGGGATGATTACAGCTCAGCAATTTATTCAAACAGGTACTTATAAACACATATTAGTGGTAGGCAGCGATAAATTATCGAAGATTGTCGACTGGAAAGATCGCAATACAGCAGTTTTATTCGGAGATGGAGCAGGAGCTGTTGTTATGGGAGCTGTTTCAGACGGTAAAGGAATTCTTTCATTTGAATTAGGAGCAGATGGAAGAGGTGGAAAGCACCTTTATCAAGACGAATATGTTATGATGAACGGCAGAGAGGTCTTTAAATTCGCAGTTCGCCAACTTGGTGATTCTTGTCTCCATGTTTTAGATAAAGCAGGTCTCACAAAAGCTGATGTTGACTTTTTAGTTCCGCATCAAGCAAATATTCGTATTATGGAATCTGCAAGAGAGAGATTAGATTTGCCACAAGAAAAAATGAGTAAGACGATTGAAAAGTTTGGAAACACATCTGCTTCTTCTATTCCAATTGCTATGGTAGAAGAATTGGAAAAAGGACGAATTCAAGATGGGGATCTTATCATACTCGTTGGCTTTGGTGGTGGATTAACATGGGGGGCAGTTGCTCTTCGTTGGGGTAAATAA
- the opp3C gene encoding oligopeptide ABC transporter permease: protein MMKDVQKLSPDLFQPANQSNVDNEVIARPSLTFWQDVRKRLFQHKGAMFGLVLLVIITLLAIFGPMVSKYSYKDQDLSRAKLPPKIPVLENIHWLPFDGTDQYGVDQYKKRDIKESFWFGTDDLGRDLWTRTWDGTRVSLYIALLAAAIDLIIGVAYGGISAFYGGRVDNIMQRVMEIINGIPYLIIVILMVIIMGSGIWSITLAMAITGWIGMSRIVRGQVLKLKNQEYVLASRTLGATNTQLIIKHLIPNVMGPIIVMTMFTIPTAVFGEAFLSFIGLGIQPPFASLGSLVNDGYKSIQTYPHMMFIPAIVISMLILAFNLMADGLRDALDPKMRK, encoded by the coding sequence ATGATGAAAGATGTACAAAAATTATCTCCAGATTTATTTCAACCAGCAAATCAAAGTAATGTTGATAATGAAGTCATTGCCCGTCCGAGCTTAACGTTTTGGCAAGATGTAAGAAAACGCTTATTTCAGCATAAAGGTGCAATGTTCGGTCTTGTATTATTAGTTATTATTACATTACTAGCGATTTTTGGACCGATGGTAAGTAAGTATTCTTATAAAGATCAAGACTTAAGTCGTGCGAAATTGCCACCAAAAATTCCAGTGCTCGAAAATATTCATTGGTTACCATTTGATGGAACAGACCAATATGGTGTGGATCAATATAAAAAACGTGATATTAAAGAGTCTTTCTGGTTCGGTACAGACGACCTAGGTCGCGATTTATGGACAAGAACATGGGATGGGACACGTGTATCATTATATATCGCGCTTTTAGCAGCTGCGATTGATTTAATTATCGGGGTTGCATACGGAGGGATTTCAGCGTTCTATGGTGGACGAGTAGATAATATTATGCAGCGTGTTATGGAAATTATTAACGGTATTCCGTATTTAATTATCGTTATTTTAATGGTAATCATTATGGGATCTGGTATATGGTCAATTACACTTGCGATGGCGATTACAGGTTGGATTGGGATGTCACGTATCGTTCGTGGACAAGTATTAAAATTAAAAAATCAAGAATATGTATTAGCATCACGTACACTAGGTGCCACAAACACACAATTAATTATCAAACATTTAATTCCAAACGTAATGGGGCCGATTATCGTTATGACAATGTTCACAATTCCAACTGCGGTGTTTGGTGAAGCGTTCTTAAGTTTCATTGGTCTTGGTATTCAGCCACCATTTGCATCACTTGGCTCACTTGTAAATGATGGTTACAAATCCATTCAAACGTATCCACATATGATGTTCATCCCTGCGATTGTCATCAGTATGTTAATTTTAGCATTTAACTTAATGGCGGATGGATTACGCGACGCGTTAGATCCAAAAATGCGTAAGTAA
- the opp3b gene encoding oligopeptide ABC transporter permease — protein sequence MGRYVLKRFVYMFLTLFLITSLTFFLMKLLPGSPLKNQEKLSPEQKEIILEKYGLNDPVPVQYARYLGNLAKGDLGVSFQYDNRPVTDMIAERIGPSAQLGFQAILLGSFIGLILGIIAALRNNTWVDYGATIISVLGMSVPSFVFAALLQYFVGVKLGWFPVAFWKGPEFTVMPTIALSMAVIATIARFARAELIEVMQADYILTAKAKGISQGVIIVKHALRNALIPVVTILGPMVAGLITGTLVIEQIYAVPGLGEQFVKSITLNDYTVIMGTTIFYSAVFIFVIFIVDILYGIIDPRIRLAGGKK from the coding sequence ATGGGACGTTATGTATTAAAGCGTTTCGTATATATGTTTTTGACATTATTTTTAATTACATCATTAACATTCTTCTTAATGAAATTATTGCCGGGTTCTCCACTCAAAAATCAGGAGAAATTATCTCCGGAACAAAAAGAAATCATTTTGGAGAAATATGGTTTAAATGATCCGGTACCAGTGCAGTACGCACGCTATTTAGGAAACTTAGCAAAAGGCGATTTAGGAGTATCGTTCCAATATGATAATCGTCCGGTAACGGATATGATTGCAGAACGTATTGGACCATCCGCCCAGCTCGGTTTTCAGGCAATTCTTTTAGGGTCATTTATTGGGCTAATTTTAGGAATTATTGCAGCACTTCGAAATAATACATGGGTCGATTATGGGGCGACGATTATTTCCGTACTCGGAATGTCGGTACCATCCTTTGTATTTGCAGCACTATTACAATATTTCGTAGGGGTAAAACTCGGCTGGTTCCCAGTTGCATTCTGGAAAGGACCTGAATTTACAGTTATGCCAACAATCGCTTTATCGATGGCAGTTATTGCAACAATCGCACGTTTTGCTCGTGCTGAATTAATTGAAGTAATGCAAGCTGATTATATTTTAACAGCGAAGGCAAAAGGAATTAGTCAAGGCGTCATTATTGTGAAACATGCTCTTCGTAATGCACTGATTCCAGTTGTTACAATTTTAGGGCCGATGGTTGCAGGGTTGATTACAGGAACACTTGTTATTGAGCAAATTTATGCTGTTCCTGGACTTGGGGAACAATTCGTTAAGTCGATTACATTAAATGATTATACAGTTATTATGGGGACAACAATTTTCTATAGTGCAGTCTTTATTTTCGTTATTTTCATCGTAGATATTTTATATGGAATTATTGATCCTCGTATTCGTTTAGCGGGAGGGAAAAAATGA
- a CDS encoding DUF3899 domain-containing protein — MKQIFFHTCILIFIAIIVSSIGALLSSPHFLLNFVNLSFYIALVFVIVGGFLFLFQNGFFNVTMYAFQKVFGTNKKIESLIEELEAPEDKKERIYKTYSFKWTYPICLAGLLLAALSTIISVTILM; from the coding sequence TTGAAACAAATTTTTTTCCATACTTGTATACTAATTTTCATAGCAATCATCGTTTCTAGTATCGGTGCTTTGCTCTCTTCACCTCATTTTTTGTTAAATTTCGTCAATTTATCTTTTTATATTGCACTAGTTTTTGTGATTGTGGGTGGCTTTTTATTCTTATTTCAAAATGGCTTTTTCAACGTAACGATGTACGCCTTCCAAAAAGTATTTGGAACGAACAAAAAAATTGAATCTCTTATTGAAGAACTGGAAGCACCTGAAGATAAAAAAGAACGGATCTATAAAACATATTCATTCAAATGGACCTATCCAATTTGTCTCGCAGGTCTTCTACTAGCAGCCCTTTCAACAATCATTAGTGTCACCATTCTGATGTAG
- a CDS encoding ABC transporter ATP-binding protein yields the protein MTKQREKLIEVKNVSQHFNVSGGVVKAVNNISFDIYRGETFGLVGESGCGKSTTGRTIIRLYDATAGEVLFDGENVHGKKSRAELKKFNRKMQMIFQDPYASLNPRMTVGDIIAEGIDIHGLAKNKKERMDRVHELLKTVGLNKEHANRFPHEFSGGQRQRIGIARALAVKPEFIIADEPISALDVSIQAQVVNLMKKLQREKGLTYLFIAHDLSMVKYISDRIGVMYRGQIVELASSDELYENPIHPYTKSLLSAIPLPDPDYERNRKRIVYDPSQHQYGSEVPTMREIRPGHFVLCSEAEYKKYKGIYQ from the coding sequence ATGACTAAACAACGTGAAAAATTAATTGAAGTAAAAAATGTAAGTCAACACTTCAACGTAAGTGGTGGTGTTGTTAAAGCGGTTAATAATATTTCATTTGATATTTACCGCGGAGAGACATTTGGTCTTGTAGGAGAATCTGGTTGTGGAAAATCGACAACTGGAAGAACGATCATTCGTTTATATGATGCAACAGCTGGAGAAGTATTATTTGATGGTGAAAATGTACATGGTAAAAAATCTCGAGCAGAACTAAAAAAATTCAACCGAAAAATGCAAATGATTTTCCAAGATCCATATGCATCGTTGAACCCTCGTATGACAGTAGGAGATATTATTGCAGAAGGCATTGATATTCACGGATTAGCAAAAAATAAAAAAGAACGTATGGATCGTGTGCATGAGCTATTAAAAACAGTTGGTTTAAATAAAGAACATGCAAACCGTTTTCCGCATGAATTCTCAGGTGGACAACGTCAGCGCATCGGGATCGCTCGTGCCTTAGCGGTAAAGCCTGAATTTATTATTGCCGATGAGCCAATTTCAGCGCTTGACGTATCCATTCAAGCACAAGTTGTCAACTTAATGAAAAAACTACAAAGAGAAAAAGGGTTAACATACTTATTTATTGCCCATGATCTATCGATGGTAAAATATATTAGTGATCGCATTGGTGTTATGTATCGTGGTCAAATTGTAGAATTGGCGAGCAGCGATGAATTATATGAAAATCCAATTCATCCGTATACAAAATCTTTACTTTCAGCGATCCCACTTCCAGATCCAGATTATGAGCGAAATCGTAAACGTATTGTATACGATCCATCTCAGCACCAATATGGAAGTGAAGTACCAACAATGCGAGAAATTCGCCCGGGACATTTTGTTTTATGTTCGGAAGCTGAGTATAAGAAATATAAAGGAATTTATCAATAA